Genomic segment of Pogona vitticeps strain Pit_001003342236 chromosome 15, PviZW2.1, whole genome shotgun sequence:
CATATGAAGCACCATGTGGAACTGGATCAGCAGAACGGGGAGGTGGACGTCCACACCATCTGCCAGCACTGCTACCGGCAGTTCACCACGCCTTTCCAACTGCAGTGCCACCTGGAAAATGTCCACAGCCCCTACGAATCGACCAGTAGGTTTTGGTCCCGGAGAGTGGGGTCAGGATGGGGCGGGTGGCAAGGGGCGGGCCGCTGCCTCTCCAGTCAGGTTTGGTATGCAGgacaggagccccccccccccccccccgtgcgcacCACAAAGCTCCACCTGTCCTTTGTGGTGGAGAAAATCTGTTTGTCTAAAAGTTGGCATTTGAGAACCAGGAtaggaaagaggaagagggagatgcAGACCAGGATAAACATGGAATGAAGATACATTTTTCAACTGGACAGACTCAGTCATAGGTTACCTTTGGGTCTGGAACCTTAAAAGAAGCCCTTCTCTGCACTACCATGTATTCATTAAGCAAATggctttctctttaatttttgcaTACTTTAATTTTCTTAATGCCAGAGAAGCTTACTAAAGTGGTGAGGGGGTGTGAGATCATAAAAATGAGTCTTCCCAGCTCGGCTCAGCCCTCACGTGAAACTGGTTTGCAGAAGTTTACCCTGGTTTATAGCAACCCCCAAATCTCTCCTGCTTTCTCTGTGTTCCAGCAAAATGCAAGATCTGCGAGTGGGCTTTTGACAGTGAGCCCATGTTCCTGCAGCACATGAAGGACACCCACAAGCCAGGAGAGATGCCCTACGTCTGCCAGGTATGGGGTGGCCCCGGCAGGAAGAAAACCAGAAACCAGCCGGGATCCAAATCCATAAACGTTAGCCATGgaacttctgtgtgtgtgtgtgtgcgtgctcgGGCAGTATAACCTCTGACCATGAGTTGCATAAAGCGTAACTGTGTTTCTGGGGAGCAAAAGTTTGACTACAGTATGGATTTTggaacacctggagggccacagttgctgACCAGTGGTTTAAaaggcatatacagtatatatatctatatctcaaTCATCGCTCAGTAGAGCTTCTTGGGTAGTTTAGAAAAACCGAGGGCAAAATAAAGGCATAAAAGAAGATGATAAAAATCAGAAAATGCATGTGCCTGGGAGAATAAAAAGGCCAGTTGTCCGGCCCCAGAAGGATGGCCATGTTATTTCCAGGCGGTCTTCTCTGGAGAGGGGATTCTGCCAAGGAAGCGCCACCCCTGAGAAGGGGctgcccctccccctctttcctgAGAGGGCGTGGGGGGGGGCCTCTGGGGTGAGGCTGGGGACATTGGGTCCTTAAAGGTTGTCCTGCTCCTGGTTCTCTCCAGGTCTGTCAGTACCGTTCGTCCCTCTACTCCGAGGTGGACAGCCATTTCCGGATGGTCCACGAAGACACACGGCACCTCCTCTGCCCTTACTGCCTGAAGGTGTTCAAGAACGGCAACGCCTTCCAGCAGCACTTCATGAGGCAtcaggtaaacaaacaaacaaacaaacaaacacacacacacacacacacacacacacacacacacacacacacgaacgaacgaacgaacgaacgaacgaacgaacgaacgaacgagccACAGCCACCGGGTCCTGCTGAGTTTTTGCCAGAGGTGCCGCCTTGCTCTGTGTCCGATGGAGCCCTTCTTTAGGAGTCTGTTCTCCACCATTGGCTGGGCAGGAAGTCttaagaggaaggggaaaaactgGAGCAGCCAGCCGGCCAGCCAGTATTGCAGGCAAAGGCCTAAGCTTGCGTTTGTTGCTGCAGCGGGTGGAGGATTCCCCTGCagggcaggaaggagagagaggccCCCGGGGGGCAGGGGCTGAGGGAGGGGGCTGTCCCATTGCCGTGCTGGTTCCGATGGGCCCCTGGTCCGAATTGTGTTCCTCGCAGCCCAAAGTCTCCCCACAAGGGCCGGGCAGTCAGGATCATTGCCGTCCAGATCCGAGAagagttgttttttaatttattgcctCTGAGTTGACCGTTAGGGACCAACTCTccgctctgcctcctcctgcagaaGAAGAGCGTCTACCACTGCAACAAGTGTCGGCTGCAGTTCCTCTTTGCCAAGGACAAAATCGAGCACAAGCTGCAGCACCACAAGACCTTCCGCAAGCCCAAGCAGCTGGAGGGGCTGAAGCCAGGGACCAAGGTACTCGCGGCTTGTGGGGCTGGGTCCGTGGGGGGAGcattggcggggaggggggcgcccAGGAACGGTTGATCGCCTCCTGGAGGAAAACGTGACTGATCGTGGTGGTGGGCGCGAGCCAGGATTATTCAGCCACAGGACAGGTGGTCAGGCAGGGCGGTTAGCCCGCTTGTGGAGCCGCTGCTCTGGCCTCGTCGTACCTGCGAATggtcttcctcccccctcccccccaaaggaCTCACCAGTTCTTggtgtccttttctttttttgttgttgtattagTTTTCTGTTATAACCGCATTTAGAAAATATTCACGTGGCCCCTTCTTGTAGGGGTAGATATCCAGGCACCGGCTTTTCGCCTGGATACACTATTGACGAGATTGGactttccgtgtgtgtgtgtgaggctgTGTTTTGGGGTCTCTGTTTCCTGACGCTCCCCCTTCTTGGTTGGGGCAGGTGACCATCCGGGCCTCCAGGGGACAACCGCGGGCGGTGCCTCTCTCGGCCAGCGACATGCTCCCCGGCCTCCTGCAGGACCCTGCCTTGCTGTCGGCCTCCTCGGATTCCCAGCCCAACTTCCCGTACCCGCCTTTCCAGAGGAACGTCCAGAAGAAAGCCGTCAGGAAAATGTCAGCACCTCGTCCCATGTTTCTGATTAACAGGGTCCCTGCGGGCGGTGGTTGTCTCTTGGGTCCAGGTTGCCTGTTTGAATCAGGGTTTAAATGAAAGTGGAAGGGCCTTTTCAAAAGAAAGTGGGCTGTTCCCTTGAACTATCCAGGCTAAATGTTAGCCTTAAAATAGCtgaactgcgggggggggggggggaacttaggAAGGGCTTCAGAAACCAGAGTGTGTTGACCCATTAGGCCAAAGGCTGTCCATGAAGacaggaggaaggcaagaggctTTCTCAGCTCTGCCTGGGGATGCTGGGATATGGAGTATTTTGGGAGGTCAGCAAAAAGTGGTCCCTGACTCGGCTGACACCCCCCCCACCATTTGTCCGCAGGAGCGTCCTGGGCCGGCAGACGTGTCTGGAGTGCAGTTTCGAAATCCCGGATTTCCCCAACCACTTCCCCACCTATGTCCACTGTTCGCTCTGCCGCTACAGCACCTGCTGCTCACGCGCCTACGCCAACCACATGATCAAGTACGTGTCTTGCAGGCAGCCCAGGATGAGGACCCAGGGCTCGGTCCCCCAGCAGCCGGCCCAGGGAATCCCCCTCTTGTGGCCCAAGAGGGCAGAGGCCAGCCGAGCAGACTAGCCAGCTAGAGGACTCTCGGGGAGAAGAGCGTTCGGCTTGAGGGAGGAAGGCTCCAGGAGAGGGATGGGTGTGGCGTGCAAGTGCAGTTgtacaacaactcccatcagccctagcaagCAAGGCTGGTTGCCAGAGCGGATGGGAGTTTTACAGTCCAGCCACCATCCTTTTCCCCGTCTGATTGGAGAAAGAGGGTCTGCTTCAGATTTCTCAATAAGCCCGGCACCTGATATGGCAGCTGTTCAACCCATGGCCTCTGCCACTGCTAAGCGATGGTGCCTCGGAAGGATTTGTGGGCGATGTCCTGGAGCAGGTGGTTGCTGCCTGGAGGGCAGAGCAGCCCACCTTGGAgcccgggctggctggctggcgggctggctctctctctctctctttcttcaggaACACACGATAGAGGAGGCAGAGGGGTCTGGGCCCCGGCAGGTCCCCGTGTTCGCTTTTCTGCCTCTCCCAGGAGTCACCCCAAAGGCAGAGGGAAGAGAAGGCCATCTGGCTGTGTGTCCTCAGGGGGTGTCGTCCCGTTGGGGGGGGGACCCGACCAGCTTCTTCTGTCCTGCTGATGCCACCGCTCTCCCTTCGTGGGGACAGGAGCCTGGGGCTTCTTGCACCCAACCATTGACCCATCTTTACAGGTTGCCTTTTTGCACCTTTGGAAGCTTGCCAGTCCCACTTTGGGCCGGACGGTGCAGGAAAGAGGACTGAGGATCCACACTTGGCAGAATAAGCCATCCTTCCGTTTCTTTCTGTTTACGTGCTCTTGTTCTTCCTCACAGCAACCACGTTCCTCGCAAGAGTCCGAAATACTTGGCCTTGTTCAAAAACTACACTGCTTGGTAAGGGAGCATTTTGTCTCTATATCCTTGGGCAGCCTCACCCTGCGCGTCTGTTCGGTGGGACTCCTGCGAAACCCTGTGTTGTTGGCCTAACGCTGATCCAACCACTCTTTGCTTTCACCAAGGAGTCCAGTGAACTGGGTCTTGAAGGTGCAAGCAAGGATCACTAGCAGTGAATTAGCCATCATTTTCGAAAACTGCACCCTCCCACCGAGACAAAGGCTTTTGGCAGGGGCACTGAAATTCTCAGGGTCTTAAGGGCAGCCCCTCCTCCCCGGTTGTAATTTGTCTTCATGGAGCTAAATTGGAACAAGATAATGTATTAGCAGGGAACATAAATGTTTTTTACCAGTAGAGAAGGAAGTGCCCTTGCATGGTGGTGGTTCATTGGCAGCAAGCTGAGTAGCAGTAACCCTCCTCTCCCGTTTGTTCCCTTCTCCTAGCGGCGTGCGGCTGGCCTGCTCGGCCTGCGTCTTTGCCACGTCGGAAGGCGATGCGATGGCCAAGCACCTGGTGTTCAACCCCTCGCATGAGTTCAGCAACGTCATTCTCCGAGGTAGGAATTCTCTGAGGTAGAAATTCAGTTTGAACAGAACCGGCACCTGGACTTTTCCTGCTGCTCCCGTTCCTCTCCCCCGCTTGCAGGCGAGAATCCCCACCCGTTGAGTGCTCCCAACACCCTCCACCccctgtcttttttttggggggggagagaagagaagccttcctctttctttggggCATGCTTGCGTGCTTCACTCGTGGCGTCTGCTCCACACTGTCCGGGGCCACCCTTAGCGGCTCTGCTTcttggctgcctttctccccaccactttgctgttttgcttctgcctcTTCGGGGGCTGCAGCAGGAAGCTGCTTTGAGACTCTGTGGGTTTGAAGCCTATTGAAGCAGGGTTTCCATTTCAGAACCTGccaaacacccccacccccacccctgggtAGATTGGAGGCTTTCCTCACTTTCAGTTTCTCAGGCAGCAGTGGCATTTCCGgatgggaagaggagggaaagatgaGGCCGCCTGCTTGGACAGGGGCCTTTCCCACCCGCATGGTGCCAAGAGCAAAAGAGCCCAGCCCTCTTCCAGGGAGCTCAGTCAAGAGAAAGACTAAACTTGCAGGCGAGGTGGGACAACAGGCAAGGCAGGCAGCCAAAAGGGAGGGAAGAGCCTGTGAGCTCTCCGCGGTTgatgctttcttgccttctgaaGAGGAACACTGTACGGTGACACAAAACGGCAGTGGCCGGTGTAGGCAAGGGCGTTGCTGATGGAGGGCCTGCTTCTCTGTTCTCAGAAGGCCCGTGGCCTTCCTTGGGAGGGGAGGAACCAGGCGCCGGCCACAGGTTCTGAGGCGTGGGCTGCGAGTCTGCCTCCAGCACTCTTGTTTGGGCGAGGAATGAGGGACAAGAGCTTACGTTGTTCTTGCCAAGCGTAACATCTTATTCCTTTGttctccccccactccccaacCCCTTAGGAGCTCCGACTTGGATTTCCCATTCAAGGTATGTTTTCCTAAATTCCTCATCTGACAGATTCTGTCTATTCTTCTTGTGTtgccctttttctttttcgttccccttccctcctttctcaaGGTGTGGCctactctcttcctttctctgccatCAGGTCTGCTCAGCCTTTTGACCAAAGCGTGAAGGCTGCCGGCACCACGTACCCCGTAAGCGCAGCTGCTCCTGTGGACGTGCCCTCTCCTTTGCCCGAAGACGAGAAGGACGAGGAGGTGCCCACGGAGGAGGCCGAGGTGGACAAAAGACCTGCCGTGGCGGCCCAGCAGGAAGAGTGCTTGAATGTCGATGAGCAGGAAGGGGAGCCTCCGGCCAAGGAGGTGCCTGAGCCAGCCGGTAAAAAGGAACAGCTCTCAGTGAAAAAGCTCCGGGTGGTTCTCTTTGCTCTCTGCTGTAACACCGAGCAGGCAGCGGAACATTTCAAGAACCCTCCCCGGCGGATCCGGCGCTGGCTGCGGAGGTTCCAGGCCTTCCAGGAGGAGAACGTGGCCTCTCTGTCCGAGGGCAAGTACCTGAGCTTAGAGGCCGAGGAGAAGCTGGCAGAGTGGGTCCTCACCCAGCGAGAGCAGCAGCTGCCGGTCAACGAGGAGACCCTCTTCCAGAAGGCCACCAAGATTGGGCGGTCCCTGGAGGGCGGGTTCAAGATCTCTTATGAGTGGGCGGTCCGGTTTATGCTCCGACACAACCTCAGCACGCACAACCGCCGGGCGGTGGCTCACCCGCTCCCGAAGGAAGTGGAGGAGAACGCCAACTGCTTCATTGAGTTTGTGCAGCGCCAGATCCACACCCAGGACCTGCCCCTCTCCACCATCGCCGCCGTTGACGAGATCTCTCTCTTCCTGGACGTGGAGGTGCTGTTCAGCGACGACCGCAAGGAGAACGCCCTGCAGACGGTGGGGACGGGGGAGCCCTGGTGTGACGTGGTCCTGGCCATCTTGGCCGACGGCAGTGTCCTGCCCACCCTTGTCGTCTACCGGGGCCGCGTGGAGCAGGTGGCCGGCGTGCCGGAGACGATCCTTCTGGAGGCGCGGGAGAACGGCTACAGCGACGACGAGGTCATGGAGGTGTGGTCGTCCAAAGTGTGGCACAAGCACCTGGGGAGCCAGAACAGCAAGGGCATGCTGGTCCTGGATTGCCACCGGACGCACCTGTCCGAAGAGGTCCTCTCGGTGCTGAGCTCCACCAGCACCCTGCCGGCTGTGGTCCCGGCCGGCTGCAGCTCCAAAATCCAGCCTTTGGACGTTTGCATCAAAAGGACAGTCAAGAACTTTGTGCACAAAAAGTGGAAAGAGCAGGCCAAGGAGATGGCCGACTCGGCCTGCGACTCGGACATCCTCCTCCAGCTGGTCTTGTGCTGGCTGGCCGAGGCCCTCGACGTCATCCGGGACTGCCCCGAACTGGTGCAGCAGTCTTTCCTGGTGGCCAGCGTCCTGCCCGGGCCCGACGGCACGGCCAACACCTCCGCCCGCAACGCTGACATGCAGGAGGAGCTGATGGCCTCCTTGGAGGAGCAGCTCAAGCTGAGCCACGAGTCGCAGGACGAGGAGACCGACCCCCGCGAGGGAGGGACGGCGGAAGAGTCGGCCACCCCGGAGACCCTCCACCAGCTCTTTGAAGGGGAGAGCGAGACGGAATCGTTCTACGGCTTCGAGGATGCAGACTTGGATCTGATGGAAGTCTGAACCTCCACtaacccagagagtgctttttctgtttttctgtttctttttgttttgttttgtttttcaatgttgGATGAGACCATTTTCACTTCCCTGTGGATTTGTGGGTGTAGGAGTTTAGTAGGTGAACATGCAGGCTAAtagccatttctttaaaaaaaagtgcttaatttgtttccttttttttttttgttaaatcactgtgttgatattttctgGAGATATTTTGTGGGtgaatttattattaatttttttggcatttttc
This window contains:
- the POGZ gene encoding pogo transposable element with ZNF domain isoform X2; the encoded protein is MADTDLFMECEEEELEPWQKISDVIEDSVVEDYNSVDKTATVSVSVQPVATPMPIVAHASIGGGLPTPTSVSGSMPPNSDSAKKTLVTLFANNSAGTPLVQQGGQPLILTQNPASGLSTVVTQPVLRPVQVMQNANHVTNSPVTSQPIFITTQGFPVRNVRPVQNTMNQVGIVLNVQQGQTVRPITLVPAPGTQFVKPTVGVPQVFSQMAQVRPSPAMPVRPSSNTFTTVIPATLTIRSTVPQTQAQPQMSIASFVTVKRPGVTGENNNEVAKLVNTLNTVPSLGQSSGPIVLSNNSPAHASQRAGASDSSSQKVSSSPIPAFDLQESGRKVCPRCNAQFRVTEALRGHMCYCCPEMVEFLKKGKPLESEPNIQTPKPPSPEKTAAVASPPSSTPIPALSPPAKVSEPSDGLGDGAQSKLIMLVDDFYYGRDSGKVSQLISFPKVPTSFRCPHCTKRLKNNIRFMNHMKHHVELDQQNGEVDVHTICQHCYRQFTTPFQLQCHLENVHSPYESTTKCKICEWAFDSEPMFLQHMKDTHKPGEMPYVCQVCQYRSSLYSEVDSHFRMVHEDTRHLLCPYCLKVFKNGNAFQQHFMRHQKKSVYHCNKCRLQFLFAKDKIEHKLQHHKTFRKPKQLEGLKPGTKVTIRASRGQPRAVPLSASDMLPGLLQDPALLSASSDSQPNFPYPPFQRNVQKKAVRKMSVLGRQTCLECSFEIPDFPNHFPTYVHCSLCRYSTCCSRAYANHMINNHVPRKSPKYLALFKNYTACGVRLACSACVFATSEGDAMAKHLVFNPSHEFSNVILRGAPTWISHSRSAQPFDQSVKAAGTTYPVSAAAPVDVPSPLPEDEKDEEVPTEEAEVDKRPAVAAQQEECLNVDEQEGEPPAKEVPEPAGKKEQLSVKKLRVVLFALCCNTEQAAEHFKNPPRRIRRWLRRFQAFQEENVASLSEGKYLSLEAEEKLAEWVLTQREQQLPVNEETLFQKATKIGRSLEGGFKISYEWAVRFMLRHNLSTHNRRAVAHPLPKEVEENANCFIEFVQRQIHTQDLPLSTIAAVDEISLFLDVEVLFSDDRKENALQTVGTGEPWCDVVLAILADGSVLPTLVVYRGRVEQVAGVPETILLEARENGYSDDEVMEVWSSKVWHKHLGSQNSKGMLVLDCHRTHLSEEVLSVLSSTSTLPAVVPAGCSSKIQPLDVCIKRTVKNFVHKKWKEQAKEMADSACDSDILLQLVLCWLAEALDVIRDCPELVQQSFLVASVLPGPDGTANTSARNADMQEELMASLEEQLKLSHESQDEETDPREGGTAEESATPETLHQLFEGESETESFYGFEDADLDLMEV
- the POGZ gene encoding pogo transposable element with ZNF domain isoform X1 translates to MADTDLFMECEEEELEPWQKISDVIEDSVVEDYNSVDKTATVSVSVQPVATPMPIVAHASIGGGLPTPTSVSGSMPPNSDSAKKTLVTLFANNSAGTPLVQQGGQPLILTQNPASGLSTVVTQPVLRPVQVMQNANHVTNSPVTSQPIFITTQGFPVRNVRPVQNTMNQVGIVLNVQQGQTVRPITLVPAPGTQFVKPTVGVPQVFSQMAQVRPSPAMPVRPSSNTFTTVIPATLTIRSTVPQTQAQPQSKSSPSTSTTPTATQPSALGPLTVQQPGQSTQAPNPKLVSIASFVTVKRPGVTGENNNEVAKLVNTLNTVPSLGQSSGPIVLSNNSPAHASQRAGASDSSSQKVSSSPIPAFDLQESGRKVCPRCNAQFRVTEALRGHMCYCCPEMVEFLKKGKPLESEPNIQTPKPPSPEKTAAVASPPSSTPIPALSPPAKVSEPSDGLGDGAQSKLIMLVDDFYYGRDSGKVSQLISFPKVPTSFRCPHCTKRLKNNIRFMNHMKHHVELDQQNGEVDVHTICQHCYRQFTTPFQLQCHLENVHSPYESTTKCKICEWAFDSEPMFLQHMKDTHKPGEMPYVCQVCQYRSSLYSEVDSHFRMVHEDTRHLLCPYCLKVFKNGNAFQQHFMRHQKKSVYHCNKCRLQFLFAKDKIEHKLQHHKTFRKPKQLEGLKPGTKVTIRASRGQPRAVPLSASDMLPGLLQDPALLSASSDSQPNFPYPPFQRNVQKKAVRKMSVLGRQTCLECSFEIPDFPNHFPTYVHCSLCRYSTCCSRAYANHMINNHVPRKSPKYLALFKNYTACGVRLACSACVFATSEGDAMAKHLVFNPSHEFSNVILRGAPTWISHSRSAQPFDQSVKAAGTTYPVSAAAPVDVPSPLPEDEKDEEVPTEEAEVDKRPAVAAQQEECLNVDEQEGEPPAKEVPEPAGKKEQLSVKKLRVVLFALCCNTEQAAEHFKNPPRRIRRWLRRFQAFQEENVASLSEGKYLSLEAEEKLAEWVLTQREQQLPVNEETLFQKATKIGRSLEGGFKISYEWAVRFMLRHNLSTHNRRAVAHPLPKEVEENANCFIEFVQRQIHTQDLPLSTIAAVDEISLFLDVEVLFSDDRKENALQTVGTGEPWCDVVLAILADGSVLPTLVVYRGRVEQVAGVPETILLEARENGYSDDEVMEVWSSKVWHKHLGSQNSKGMLVLDCHRTHLSEEVLSVLSSTSTLPAVVPAGCSSKIQPLDVCIKRTVKNFVHKKWKEQAKEMADSACDSDILLQLVLCWLAEALDVIRDCPELVQQSFLVASVLPGPDGTANTSARNADMQEELMASLEEQLKLSHESQDEETDPREGGTAEESATPETLHQLFEGESETESFYGFEDADLDLMEV